CGGGGAACGGCGCGATCACCGGAAGGGGGCGCGGGGAACGGCGCGATCACTCCCCACGCACCCGCACCCGACAACGGCGCTGCACGCGAAAGGGGCGCGGGGAACTGCGCGACCAGCCCCCACGCCCCCGCACCCGACAACGGCGCTACGCGCGGAGCGCCCAGCCCACATCCCTGAGCAACGCATGACGCCACCCCGCCCGGTCATGCCCCGACGCCGACCGCGACACCCGCACGGTCGCCCCGGCCCGCTCCACCAGCCCCTCGGTCACCTCACAGTGGGCCAGCATCCGGTCCTCATGCTCCCCGACATCGAACGCGACCCGAAGCCCCGACAGATCCATCCCCGCCCGCAGCCGCTCGGCGATCACACCCCCCACCGAACCCCCCAACGGATCAGCCGCCCGCAGGGCACCCGGAGTCCACCAGAACGACCCCGACTGACACGCCACCCGCGTCACCAGCTCGGGAAACTCCAGCGCCGCGTACACCGCACTCAGCCCCCCGAGACTCTGCCCGGCCACCACCAGCCGCTCCGGATCGGCGGGCACGCCCGACTCCGCCACCAGCGGCAGCAGTTCGTCCCGCACCGTCTCCCACAGCTCGGGCCGGCAGGTGAACTCGGCGGCCCGGTCCTTGGCGGGCAGGAAGACCAGCGTGACCGGCGGCACCTCACCCGCCGCCACCGCCGAGTCGAACGCGGTCACGGCCGGATGCAGATGGAGCCAGTCGTCGCCGTCGAGCAGCAGTACCACCGGCCCACCGCCCCCCGCCGGATGAACCCGCACGGTCCGCCGCCCGCCCAGCCGCTCACTGGCCCAGCGGATCCGCGTCCGCGGCAGGGGCAGCACCGCGTCCGCCCCGAGGACGGGCCAGTGCGGCTGCTCCGGGGCGTCCGGGGTCGCGGCGATGGACCGTTCGCCGCCCGCCCCGGCCGGGTTGAACGGGTCGGCATGGAAGACGTCCCCCATCACGAACCGGTACGTCACCCGCAGCCGTTCGGGCATGCGCACCTCGGCATACCAGCAGTCGCTGTCCTGCCAGCGGCGCAGGGCGACCGGCTCCGACCAGCTCTCGAACTCGACGGTCACCGGCGACGACCCGCGCCACAGGAACAGGGTCACCCAACCGCCGCCCTCGGCGGGCACCGACGAGGGCGCCCCCACAGCGGCCCAGAACGCGGAACTGCCGGGCGCGCCCGGCAGCCCGAACCCGGCGAACGCGTCCCGACTGCCGGCCGCGGTCACACGCATGAGCGTCTCCTTGTGAGAGGGAAGGGGCAAAGGCTAAGCTCCGTCAATTAGGCGAGCCTAACCTAATCTTGACCCCTTCGAGGAGGCACGACGCATGAGCACCAACCCCTTCGACGACACCGAAGGCCGGTTCCTCGTCCTGGTGAACGACGAGGGCCAGCACTCCCTCTGGCCGTCCTTCGCCGAGGTCCCCGGGGGATGGACGATCGCCTTCGCCGAGAACACCCGCGAGGCATGCCTGGAGTACGTCGAGACCCACTGGACGGACCTGCGCCCCCGGTCCCTCGCAGCGTCCCAGGACGCCTGACACCGCCGATGCTGTGCACCAGGCTGACCAACGCCCGTTTCCTCACCATGGATCCGGACCACCCGGTCGCTCATGACCTCGGCATCTGGCAGGGCCGGATCGCGGGCCTCGACGAGGCCGTGACCTCCCTGCCCGCCAAGGAGGTCATCGACCTCCAGGGCGCCACGGTGCTCCCGGGGTTCATCGACGCCCATGTCCACCTAGCCTGGACGGGGTTCAAGCAGAACACCCCGAGCATCGCGGGCCGCACGCGCATCGACGACGTGCTCGCGGTCGTGGCCGAGGCGGTCGCCCGCACCCGGGCCCCCGGCGACTGGGTGAGCATCGCCGGCTACGACCAGCGGGCCCTCGGCCGCCATCTGACCGCCGCCGAACTCGACCGGGTCAGCGACGGACGCAAGCTCTACCTGCTGCACGACTCCGGGCACGGCTGCGTCGTCAACACCGCCGTCCTGGACCTGCTCCCCGCCGGCATCCCGCACGAGAACGGCTTCCTCGCCGAGCAGGCCATGGGCGCCGCCCGCGCCCTGCGCCTTCCGCACGCCCAGGAGGACCTGGCCGAGGCGATCGGCCGCGCGGCCCGCACCTGTCTGACCGAGGGCGTCACCGCCTGCGCCGAAGCCGGCATCGGCGGCACCCTCTTCGGCCACAGCCCCGTCGAACTCGGCGCCTACCAACTCGCCCGCGACAAAGGCCTGTTGCCGCTGCGGGTGCAGCTCATGGTGTCCGCGGACCGGCTGCGCCCGGTCACCGCACACAAGGCCGACGGCATCCCGCGCGCCCTCGACCTCGGCTTGCGCACCGGCTTCGGCGACGACCGGCTCTGTGTGGGC
The Streptomyces tuirus genome window above contains:
- a CDS encoding alpha/beta hydrolase-fold protein; this encodes MRVTAAGSRDAFAGFGLPGAPGSSAFWAAVGAPSSVPAEGGGWVTLFLWRGSSPVTVEFESWSEPVALRRWQDSDCWYAEVRMPERLRVTYRFVMGDVFHADPFNPAGAGGERSIAATPDAPEQPHWPVLGADAVLPLPRTRIRWASERLGGRRTVRVHPAGGGGPVVLLLDGDDWLHLHPAVTAFDSAVAAGEVPPVTLVFLPAKDRAAEFTCRPELWETVRDELLPLVAESGVPADPERLVVAGQSLGGLSAVYAALEFPELVTRVACQSGSFWWTPGALRAADPLGGSVGGVIAERLRAGMDLSGLRVAFDVGEHEDRMLAHCEVTEGLVERAGATVRVSRSASGHDRAGWRHALLRDVGWALRA
- a CDS encoding MbtH family protein, which produces MSTNPFDDTEGRFLVLVNDEGQHSLWPSFAEVPGGWTIAFAENTREACLEYVETHWTDLRPRSLAASQDA
- a CDS encoding amidohydrolase; the protein is MLCTRLTNARFLTMDPDHPVAHDLGIWQGRIAGLDEAVTSLPAKEVIDLQGATVLPGFIDAHVHLAWTGFKQNTPSIAGRTRIDDVLAVVAEAVARTRAPGDWVSIAGYDQRALGRHLTAAELDRVSDGRKLYLLHDSGHGCVVNTAVLDLLPAGIPHENGFLAEQAMGAARALRLPHAQEDLAEAIGRAARTCLTEGVTACAEAGIGGTLFGHSPVELGAYQLARDKGLLPLRVQLMVSADRLRPVTAHKADGIPRALDLGLRTGFGDDRLCVGALKVYTDGGMMARTAALTSPYEGLDHAGQLQDDPDVLTDLIVDGHLAGWQLAVHAIGDRAADLALDAIERAQRIRTRPEARHRIEHAGLIRPDQLPRMARLGVSAVVQPNFLRYYGDDYASVMGGERAPWMYRGRAFLDHGIPLVGSSDRPVADGSPLRAVQFMAERASISGQLIGPDEAVTVDQALHAYTVAAARACHWEDRLGSLTPGKHADLVVLADDPRSVDTSRIGDIEVVETYVGGLPSRPRA